A single window of Helicobacter pylori NCTC 11637 = CCUG 17874 = ATCC 43504 = JCM 12093 DNA harbors:
- the lon gene encoding endopeptidase La, whose product MTEDFPKILPLLVEEDTFLYPFMIAPIFLQNNASIKAVAYAKNNKSLVFIACQKDKLNDNEAPYYDVGVIGSIMREANMPNGRVKLLFNGIAKGRILEPAKENEQGFLEAQISPIEYLEYDKENIQAIVEVLKEKVITLANVSSLFPPDLIKALEDNDDPNRIADLIAAALHLKKDQAYSLFANNNTEQRLLDLIDIVIEETKTQKLQKEIKSKVHQKMEQTNKEYFLKEQLKQIQKELGTDKQRDEDLNQYYQKLENIKPFLKEEAFKEIKKQIDRLSRTHADSSDSATLQNYIETMLDVPFGQYGKKALDIKHVREQLDKDHYSLKRPKERIVEYFATMQLLEMRHKKKPEKKDKAKGTILCFYGPPGVGKTSLANSIAKAIERPLVRIALGGLEDVNELRGHRRTYIGSMPGRIVQGLIEAKKMNPVMVLDEIDKVDRSVRGDPASALLEILDPEQNTAFRDHYANFSIDLSQVIFIATANNIDRIPAPLRDRMEFISVSSYTPSEKEEIAKNYLIPQELEKHALKPSEVDISHECLKLIIEKYTREAGVRDLRRQIATIMRKVALKYLEDNPHKKGRTKKGEDKKSEDQKGENKDFCISITPNNIKEYLERMVFEIDPIDGENKIGIVNGLAWTPVGGDVLKIEALKIRGKGELKLTGSLGDVMKESAIIAFSVVKVLLDNETLKAPKIPSETDAENKKKKKALKVYNAYDLHLHVPEGATPKDGPSAGIAMASVMASILCDRATRSEVAMTGELTLSGEVLPIGGLKEKLIAAFKAGIKTALIPVKNYERDLDEIPAEVRENLNIVAVKNIAEVLEKTLL is encoded by the coding sequence ATGACTGAAGATTTTCCTAAAATTCTGCCTTTATTGGTAGAAGAAGACACTTTTTTATACCCCTTTATGATAGCCCCTATTTTTTTGCAAAATAACGCCAGCATCAAGGCGGTGGCTTACGCTAAAAACAATAAATCGTTAGTCTTTATTGCATGCCAAAAAGACAAATTGAATGACAATGAAGCCCCTTATTATGATGTGGGGGTGATTGGATCTATTATGCGTGAAGCCAACATGCCTAATGGGCGCGTGAAATTGCTCTTTAATGGCATCGCTAAGGGGCGTATTTTAGAGCCTGCTAAAGAAAACGAGCAGGGCTTTTTAGAAGCTCAAATAAGCCCTATTGAATATTTAGAATACGATAAAGAAAACATTCAAGCGATCGTGGAAGTGTTAAAAGAAAAGGTGATCACTCTAGCCAATGTCAGCTCACTCTTTCCTCCGGATTTGATCAAGGCTTTAGAAGACAATGACGATCCTAACCGCATCGCTGATTTAATCGCGGCAGCCTTGCATTTAAAAAAAGATCAAGCGTATTCTCTTTTTGCCAACAACAACACCGAACAGCGCTTGTTGGATTTGATTGATATTGTGATAGAAGAGACTAAAACCCAAAAGCTCCAAAAAGAAATCAAATCCAAAGTCCATCAAAAAATGGAGCAAACCAATAAGGAATATTTCTTAAAAGAGCAGCTCAAACAAATCCAAAAAGAGCTTGGCACAGACAAACAGCGAGATGAAGATTTAAACCAATACTACCAAAAACTAGAAAACATCAAGCCTTTTTTAAAAGAAGAAGCGTTTAAGGAGATTAAAAAGCAAATTGACCGACTGAGCCGAACCCATGCGGACAGCTCTGATAGCGCGACTTTACAAAATTACATTGAAACCATGTTAGATGTGCCTTTTGGGCAATATGGGAAAAAAGCGCTTGACATTAAGCATGTGAGAGAACAACTAGACAAGGATCATTATTCCTTAAAAAGGCCTAAAGAGCGCATTGTAGAATACTTTGCCACCATGCAGCTTTTAGAAATGCGCCACAAGAAAAAGCCAGAAAAAAAAGACAAAGCTAAAGGCACGATTTTATGCTTTTATGGGCCTCCTGGCGTGGGTAAAACGAGTTTGGCTAATTCCATTGCTAAAGCGATAGAGCGCCCTTTAGTTCGGATCGCTTTAGGGGGCTTAGAAGATGTGAATGAATTAAGAGGGCACAGACGCACTTACATAGGCTCAATGCCCGGGCGCATTGTCCAAGGGCTTATTGAAGCCAAAAAGATGAATCCGGTCATGGTTTTAGATGAAATTGATAAGGTGGATAGGAGCGTTAGGGGTGATCCAGCGAGCGCTTTATTAGAGATCTTAGACCCTGAGCAAAATACCGCTTTTAGGGATCATTATGCGAATTTCAGCATTGATTTGTCGCAAGTGATTTTTATCGCTACCGCTAATAATATTGACAGAATCCCAGCCCCTTTAAGAGACAGAATGGAATTTATCAGCGTGTCCAGCTACACGCCTAGCGAAAAAGAAGAGATCGCTAAAAACTACCTCATCCCCCAAGAATTAGAAAAGCACGCCTTAAAGCCTAGCGAAGTGGATATTAGCCATGAGTGTTTGAAACTCATTATTGAAAAATACACCAGAGAAGCGGGCGTTAGGGATTTACGAAGACAGATCGCAACGATTATGCGTAAAGTAGCTTTAAAATACCTAGAAGATAACCCGCACAAAAAAGGGCGGACCAAAAAAGGCGAAGATAAAAAAAGCGAAGATCAAAAAGGCGAGAACAAAGATTTCTGCATCTCTATCACGCCTAACAACATTAAAGAGTATTTAGAACGCATGGTGTTTGAAATTGACCCCATAGATGGAGAAAATAAAATCGGTATTGTCAATGGTTTGGCATGGACTCCAGTGGGCGGTGATGTGCTTAAAATTGAAGCGCTTAAGATTAGAGGCAAGGGGGAATTGAAACTCACTGGGAGTTTAGGCGATGTGATGAAAGAATCCGCCATTATTGCCTTTTCTGTTGTCAAAGTCTTATTGGATAACGAAACCTTAAAAGCGCCTAAAATCCCTAGCGAAACCGATGCAGAGAATAAGAAAAAGAAAAAAGCGCTGAAAGTTTATAACGCTTATGATTTGCATTTGCATGTCCCTGAGGGGGCTACGCCCAAAGATGGCCCGAGCGCTGGGATCGCTATGGCGAGCGTGATGGCGAGCATTTTGTGCGATAGGGCTACAAGAAGCGAAGTGGCAATGACGGGCGAATTGACTTTGAGCGGGGAAGTTTTACCCATAGGAGGGTTGAAAGAAAAATTGATCGCCGCTTTTAAAGCCGGCATTAAAACCGCTCTCATTCCTGTCAAAAATTACGAAAGGGATTTAGACGAGATCCCTGCTGAAGTGCGAGAGAATTTAAACATCGTTGCGGTGAAAAACATCGCTGAAGTGTTAGAAAAAACTTTGCTTTAA
- a CDS encoding prephenate dehydrogenase — translation MKAGIIGLGLMGGSLGLALQEWGRFKSVTGYDHNALHAKLALTLGLVDECVEFEKILECDVIFLAIPVEGIIECLKKMTPVKKSATIIDLGGAKAQIIRNIPKSIRQNFIAAHPMCGTEFYGPKASVKGLYENALVILCDLEDSGTKQVELAKEIFLGIKARLIKMKSNEHDTHVAYISHLPHVLSYALANSVLKQNDPEMILSLAGGGFRDMSRLSKSSPLMWKDIFKQNRDNVLEAIEKCEKEIAQAKAWIENNDYESLSEWMAQANKLQEFM, via the coding sequence ATGAAAGCAGGCATTATTGGTTTAGGGCTTATGGGGGGGAGTTTAGGGCTGGCCTTGCAAGAATGGGGGCGTTTTAAAAGCGTTACAGGCTATGATCATAACGCTTTGCATGCTAAATTGGCTTTGACTTTGGGGCTTGTAGATGAATGCGTGGAATTTGAAAAGATTTTAGAATGCGATGTGATTTTTTTGGCCATTCCGGTTGAGGGCATCATTGAATGTTTGAAAAAAATGACTCCCGTTAAAAAAAGCGCAACGATTATTGATTTAGGGGGCGCTAAAGCGCAAATCATTCGCAATATCCCTAAAAGCATTCGTCAAAATTTCATCGCCGCGCACCCCATGTGCGGGACAGAGTTTTATGGCCCTAAAGCGAGCGTTAAGGGACTGTATGAAAACGCTTTGGTGATATTGTGCGATTTAGAAGATTCAGGGACCAAGCAAGTAGAGCTCGCTAAAGAAATCTTTTTAGGCATTAAAGCGCGCTTGATTAAAATGAAATCCAACGAGCATGACACCCATGTGGCTTATATCAGCCATTTACCCCATGTTTTGAGCTACGCTTTAGCCAATAGCGTTTTAAAGCAAAACGATCCAGAGATGATTTTATCTTTAGCGGGTGGGGGTTTTAGGGATATGAGCCGTCTGTCTAAAAGCTCGCCTTTAATGTGGAAAGATATTTTCAAACAAAACCGAGACAATGTCTTAGAAGCGATTGAAAAATGCGAAAAAGAAATCGCGCAAGCTAAGGCTTGGATAGAAAATAACGATTATGAAAGCCTTTCAGAATGGATGGCGCAAGCGAACAAACTCCAGGAGTTCATGTAA
- a CDS encoding DNA/RNA non-specific endonuclease, with amino-acid sequence MKTFKNLLCFSLIAMSWLQADMLDNFTKAINSYTAKKLNEIKDQVNSANPTKNRNTAYNANGMLTNIDCKVLKNNFYSVCYSSELKNPIYGVSVLFGDLVDKNNIEKRYEFKTDTRLAKYQQATTQDYTRSGFDRGHFVANDASFDFASNPLRETYRMTNITPEAKNTNRHSVLLVEKEGRNLARKYHQVLVEELTIIKQGYRTFSSKNIAIPSGFWYHYDTSLTDSYENAKSECFYIPNDNQNYPLQEMRRDCKEYERVEKQVVFKNNKNNELNELPKYLNNAKKY; translated from the coding sequence ATGAAAACCTTTAAAAACCTTCTCTGTTTTAGCCTGATCGCTATGAGTTGGCTCCAAGCGGACATGTTGGATAATTTCACTAAGGCTATTAACAGTTACACCGCTAAAAAACTTAATGAAATCAAGGATCAAGTCAATAGCGCTAACCCCACTAAAAATCGCAATACCGCTTATAACGCTAATGGCATGCTCACTAACATTGATTGTAAGGTCTTAAAAAATAACTTTTATTCGGTGTGTTATTCTAGCGAGTTAAAAAACCCTATTTATGGCGTGAGCGTGTTGTTTGGGGATTTAGTGGATAAAAATAATATTGAAAAACGCTATGAGTTTAAGACGGACACACGATTAGCCAAATACCAACAAGCCACGACACAAGATTACACCAGAAGCGGTTTTGATAGGGGGCATTTTGTGGCGAATGACGCTTCTTTTGATTTTGCGTCTAACCCTTTAAGAGAGACTTACAGAATGACTAATATCACCCCTGAAGCCAAAAACACCAACAGGCATTCTGTTTTATTAGTAGAAAAAGAGGGCCGTAATTTGGCCAGGAAATACCATCAAGTTTTAGTAGAAGAACTCACCATCATCAAACAAGGTTATAGGACTTTTAGCTCTAAAAACATCGCTATCCCTAGCGGATTTTGGTACCACTATGATACAAGTCTAACGGACAGCTATGAAAACGCTAAAAGCGAATGTTTTTATATCCCTAATGACAACCAAAACTATCCCTTACAAGAAATGAGAAGAGATTGTAAAGAATATGAGCGGGTTGAAAAGCAGGTGGTTTTTAAGAACAATAAAAACAATGAGTTGAATGAATTGCCTAAGTATCTTAACAACGCTAAGAAGTATTAA
- a CDS encoding site-specific DNA-methyltransferase — translation MHGEGDLENALKDKNTNYLIKGNNLIALHSLKKKFAKKVKCIYIDPPYNTGNDSFNYNDNFNHSSWLVFMKNRLEAAREFLSDDGSIYINLDYNEVHYCKVLMGEIFKRENFRSEIIWRMGFLSGYKTVAKKYIRNHDTILFYSKSDNYLFNKTYIENKDFLQLLTKNEVQNAFKKFSFPQEKVDDFLTFINHENRGEKYPLEDTWNSNKWDKLNSIAIDSSVSRVDETIVIDDENFKGQKPESLIQRILEVSTNENDLVLDFFAGSGTTCAVAHKMKRRYIGIEQMDYIETITKERLKKVIEGEQGGISKKCDFKGGGSFVYAELKEVNLEIKKQILNANSASECLKIFNDLNERFLKRADCKIGEIHSEEFQNLDLNEQKRICCVLLDSNEDYLNLGDIDEDVWGIDKITKKYNEIFYS, via the coding sequence ATGCATGGAGAAGGCGATTTAGAAAACGCTTTAAAAGATAAGAACACAAACTACCTTATCAAAGGCAACAATTTGATCGCTCTTCATTCTTTAAAAAAGAAATTCGCTAAAAAAGTGAAATGCATCTACATTGACCCCCCTTATAATACCGGTAATGACAGCTTTAATTACAACGATAATTTCAACCACAGCTCATGGCTAGTGTTTATGAAAAACAGGCTTGAAGCGGCTAGGGAGTTTTTAAGCGATGATGGGAGTATTTATATTAATTTAGATTATAATGAAGTGCATTATTGTAAGGTGTTAATGGGCGAAATTTTTAAACGAGAAAATTTCAGAAGTGAAATTATATGGAGAATGGGTTTTTTATCGGGCTACAAAACGGTTGCAAAAAAATATATAAGAAACCATGATACAATTTTATTTTATTCTAAAAGTGATAATTATCTTTTTAATAAGACTTATATAGAAAATAAAGATTTTTTACAGCTATTAACAAAAAATGAAGTGCAAAATGCTTTTAAAAAATTTTCTTTTCCACAAGAAAAAGTAGATGATTTTTTAACTTTTATAAATCATGAAAATAGAGGTGAAAAATATCCATTAGAAGATACATGGAATAGTAATAAGTGGGATAAATTAAATTCAATTGCTATTGATAGTTCAGTTTCAAGAGTTGATGAAACTATAGTAATTGATGATGAAAATTTTAAAGGTCAAAAACCAGAAAGTTTAATTCAAAGAATCTTAGAGGTCTCTACCAACGAAAACGACCTCGTGTTAGATTTTTTTGCTGGGAGCGGGACGACTTGCGCGGTGGCGCACAAAATGAAACGCCGTTACATCGGCATCGAGCAAATGGACTATATAGAAACGATCACCAAAGAAAGGTTAAAAAAAGTCATAGAGGGCGAGCAAGGGGGCATTTCTAAAAAATGCGATTTTAAGGGGGGCGGGAGTTTTGTCTATGCTGAATTGAAAGAAGTGAATTTAGAAATTAAAAAACAAATCCTTAACGCTAACAGCGCGAGTGAATGCCTAAAAATCTTTAACGATCTTAATGAGCGTTTTTTAAAACGCGCCGATTGTAAAATTGGTGAAATCCATAGCGAAGAGTTCCAAAATTTAGATTTAAACGAGCAAAAAAGGATTTGTTGCGTGCTTTTAGACTCTAACGAAGACTATTTGAACTTGGGCGATATTGACGAAGACGTATGGGGGATAGATAAGATCACTAAAAAATACAATGAAATTTTTTATTCTTAA
- a CDS encoding DEAD/DEAH box helicase family protein, which yields MQDSFTQGYPPPPPQSALKYHAPNNALNRGIELPTHITSNLKNELRDYQKKAICNYLEKRQSNPTQKHFMFEMATGSGKTLVMAGLILECCKQGYQNFIFFVNSTSILEKTKLNFTDSASSKYLFSENININDENTEIKSINNLNESHNGAINIYFSTIQGLFSLFTKAKENAITIEDLKDQKLVFLADEAHHLNTETKKKLNDSEASEKRNWESVVKLALEQNKDNLLLEFSATIPKEKSVEEKYKNLKVATYTLKEFSEDKFCKNIYSLSYENKELETRFLGACVSSLYKELLAQHHNIENFKPCILFKSERIEDSKENQERFNAFLENLSPLDLENFFHYSHNAFFKDAKNFFDKQKYTPNLTAFLQTKFKKSTQINTNNEKELEKSMLLLNSLEDRDNPKRVIFSVDKLNEGWDVLNLFDIVRLKNKASQKDTIKDAQLIGRGARYYPFSYNDFKPSRIEFYQRKFDFSNPLSALERLDYHAVYDSEFIAKLNNELQDLGLGFVNEKQTIPLTPTKRFKCYYASNTKDKKKNLFNKDYSDPVEATLQSLHVPLFVFDVREKQVDFKEENKGDKTYYIPHTLDKIPINYFLKALNLKNLDFKTLKKAFTKHPFNNKVGFIERYVSSLKTNFHKDQKFDDNKNLLKLAVYIIENLKDTLLKEQDKYEMSALELKEFETHNKSLSASEWEKGIPFYEWLLFKDMRKLDSDLERDFLNFINDNKEILDKKFKEWCVLRNDHFTELKVFCNIENSPYYAQGFEPDFILFAQTHSDEFLGFTCYMEAKGEHLEPSSAWKKEFLEMLENAALKSHNKKLHLKGLPFFTLHNNKVVNDEFATAFNQIFKDQKC from the coding sequence ATGCAAGATTCATTCACTCAAGGTTACCCCCCCCCCCCCCCCCAATCAGCACTAAAATATCACGCACCCAATAACGCTCTCAATAGAGGAATAGAGCTACCCACCCACATCACCAGTAATTTAAAAAACGAGCTTAGAGATTATCAAAAAAAAGCGATATGTAATTATTTAGAAAAACGACAATCCAACCCAACTCAAAAGCATTTCATGTTTGAAATGGCCACCGGTAGCGGTAAAACCTTAGTGATGGCGGGTTTGATTTTAGAATGCTGCAAGCAAGGCTATCAAAATTTTATCTTTTTTGTGAATAGCACCAGCATTTTAGAAAAAACGAAATTGAATTTCACAGACAGCGCCTCATCAAAATACCTTTTTAGTGAAAATATCAATATCAATGATGAAAACACAGAAATTAAAAGCATCAATAATTTAAACGAGAGCCACAACGGCGCTATCAACATTTATTTCAGCACCATTCAAGGCTTGTTTTCATTATTCACTAAAGCTAAGGAAAACGCTATCACCATAGAGGATTTAAAAGATCAGAAATTGGTTTTTTTAGCGGATGAAGCGCACCATTTAAACACAGAGACTAAAAAGAAATTAAATGATAGTGAGGCTAGTGAAAAACGCAATTGGGAAAGCGTGGTGAAATTAGCGCTAGAACAAAATAAAGACAATTTATTGCTGGAATTTAGCGCCACTATCCCTAAAGAAAAAAGCGTTGAAGAAAAATATAAAAACTTAAAGGTGGCAACTTACACCTTAAAAGAATTTAGCGAAGATAAATTTTGCAAAAACATTTATTCCCTTTCCTATGAAAATAAAGAATTAGAAACACGCTTTTTAGGGGCATGCGTTTCCAGTTTGTATAAAGAATTATTAGCCCAACACCATAATATTGAAAACTTTAAACCATGCATTTTGTTTAAAAGCGAGAGAATTGAAGACAGCAAGGAAAATCAAGAGCGCTTCAACGCCTTTTTAGAAAATTTAAGCCCTTTAGATTTAGAAAATTTTTTCCATTACAGCCACAACGCTTTTTTTAAAGACGCTAAAAACTTTTTTGACAAGCAAAAATACACCCCTAACCTTACCGCATTCTTGCAAACGAAATTCAAAAAAAGCACCCAGATTAACACCAATAACGAAAAAGAATTAGAAAAGAGCATGCTTTTATTGAACTCCCTAGAAGACAGAGACAACCCTAAAAGAGTGATTTTTAGCGTGGATAAGCTCAATGAAGGTTGGGATGTGTTAAATTTGTTTGACATTGTCAGGCTTAAAAATAAAGCGAGCCAAAAAGACACCATTAAAGACGCCCAGCTCATAGGGCGAGGAGCGAGATACTACCCCTTTAGCTACAACGATTTCAAGCCAAGCCGCATAGAGTTTTACCAACGCAAGTTTGATTTTTCCAACCCCTTAAGCGCGTTAGAAAGGTTAGACTACCATGCCGTTTATGACAGCGAGTTTATCGCTAAATTAAACAACGAGTTACAAGATTTAGGATTAGGGTTTGTAAATGAAAAACAGACTATCCCTTTAACGCCCACCAAGCGTTTCAAATGCTACTATGCGAGCAATACAAAAGACAAGAAGAAAAACCTATTCAATAAAGACTATTCAGACCCTGTTGAAGCCACACTCCAAAGTTTGCATGTCCCCTTATTTGTTTTTGATGTGCGTGAAAAGCAAGTGGATTTTAAAGAAGAAAATAAAGGCGATAAAACTTATTATATACCCCACACCTTAGATAAAATCCCTATAAATTATTTTTTAAAAGCCCTTAATTTAAAAAACCTGGATTTCAAGACGCTTAAAAAAGCCTTTACAAAACATCCCTTTAACAATAAAGTGGGATTTATAGAGCGGTATGTCTCTTCATTAAAAACAAACTTCCATAAAGACCAAAAGTTTGACGACAATAAAAACCTTTTAAAACTCGCTGTTTATATCATTGAAAACTTAAAAGACACGCTTTTAAAAGAGCAAGATAAATACGAGATGAGCGCACTAGAATTGAAAGAATTTGAAACGCATAATAAAAGCCTTAGCGCTAGCGAATGGGAAAAAGGCATTCCCTTTTACGAATGGCTGCTTTTTAAAGACATGCGAAAACTAGACAGCGATTTAGAAAGGGATTTTTTAAATTTCATCAACGATAATAAAGAGATTTTAGACAAGAAATTCAAAGAATGGTGCGTTTTAAGGAATGACCATTTCACTGAATTAAAAGTTTTTTGCAATATAGAAAATAGCCCTTATTACGCGCAAGGTTTTGAGCCGGATTTTATCCTTTTTGCCCAAACGCATAGCGATGAATTTTTAGGCTTCACTTGTTACATGGAAGCTAAAGGCGAACATTTAGAGCCTTCTAGTGCTTGGAAAAAAGAATTTTTAGAAATGCTAGAAAACGCCGCACTTAAAAGCCATAACAAAAAACTCCATTTAAAAGGCTTGCCGTTTTTCACGCTCCATAATAATAAAGTAGTAAATGACGAATTTGCAACCGCTTTCAATCAAATTTTTAAGGATCAAAAATGTTAA
- a CDS encoding biotin synthase, with translation MQEIFLCSISNVRSGDCKEDCAYCTQSSHHQGAIKRYKFKDEKVVLQEARALRQLGALGFCLVTSGRELDDEKCEYIAKLAKAINKEELGLHLIACCGRANLEQLEFLRDAGIHSYNHNLETSQNFFPKICSTHTWEERFITCENALRAGLGLCSGGIFGLNESWEDRIEMLRALASLSPHTTPINFFIKNPVLPIDAETLSADEALECVLLAKEFLPNARLMVAGGREVVFKDNDKKEAKLFEYGINAVVLGDYLTTKGKAPKKDIEKLLSYGLTMATSCH, from the coding sequence ATGCAAGAGATTTTTTTATGTTCCATTTCCAATGTGCGCAGTGGGGATTGTAAGGAAGATTGCGCTTATTGCACGCAAAGCTCACACCATCAAGGAGCGATCAAGCGCTATAAATTCAAAGATGAAAAAGTGGTTTTACAAGAGGCTAGAGCGTTAAGACAATTAGGGGCTTTAGGGTTTTGTCTGGTTACTTCAGGGCGCGAATTAGACGATGAAAAATGCGAATACATCGCCAAATTAGCTAAAGCCATCAACAAAGAAGAATTAGGCTTGCATTTAATCGCATGCTGCGGGCGCGCAAATTTGGAGCAATTAGAGTTTTTAAGAGATGCGGGCATTCATAGCTATAACCATAATTTAGAAACTTCGCAAAATTTCTTCCCTAAAATCTGTTCCACGCACACATGGGAAGAAAGGTTTATCACATGCGAAAACGCTTTAAGGGCGGGATTAGGCTTGTGCAGTGGGGGGATTTTTGGGCTTAATGAGAGCTGGGAAGATCGGATTGAAATGCTTAGGGCGTTAGCTTCGCTCTCTCCGCACACCACGCCCATTAATTTTTTCATTAAAAACCCGGTATTGCCCATTGATGCAGAGACTTTGAGTGCGGATGAAGCCCTAGAATGCGTGCTTTTGGCTAAAGAGTTTTTGCCTAACGCTAGGCTTATGGTGGCTGGGGGGCGTGAAGTGGTGTTTAAAGATAACGACAAAAAGGAAGCCAAGCTTTTTGAATACGGCATCAATGCGGTGGTGTTAGGGGATTATTTAACCACCAAAGGCAAAGCCCCTAAAAAAGATATAGAAAAACTGCTCTCTTATGGCTTGACAATGGCGACAAGCTGTCATTAA
- a CDS encoding YihY family inner membrane protein, protein MRELFKSVRGFLRLLRMIFPERLKNAFLGLSELFYYASSLSFYTILSLSPILLFVFSLFVSHYMQAHSGEMEALIFPNAPKLIGAIKDFLENFKKTDMTLGTLEEVSIVVALVLFCENYRSIASKIFDAKPRDYAHFKGKEIFLFWGFGTTLVFLFALPLVVFFDIKIQVFFEDKDSNLLHVLRWIGTYAFFLILFTIPTNKVFKHYFWVFLWVFFTSVSWHVLKWAFTYYVLYNRTYHELYGSVSILWFLMSWVYVSWLVILIGMYGCKVCDTFDPKEVFKKFLGFFKKET, encoded by the coding sequence ATGAGAGAACTTTTTAAAAGCGTTAGAGGGTTTTTGCGCCTTCTTAGAATGATTTTCCCCGAGCGTCTGAAAAACGCCTTTTTGGGCTTGAGCGAATTGTTTTACTACGCTTCCAGCTTGAGTTTTTATACGATTTTGTCTTTATCGCCTATTTTGTTGTTTGTGTTTAGTCTTTTTGTGTCTCATTACATGCAAGCGCACAGCGGTGAAATGGAAGCCTTGATTTTCCCTAACGCTCCTAAACTCATTGGCGCGATTAAGGATTTTTTAGAAAATTTTAAAAAAACAGACATGACTTTAGGCACGCTTGAAGAGGTGTCTATTGTGGTGGCGTTGGTGCTTTTTTGTGAAAACTACCGCTCCATCGCGTCAAAAATTTTTGATGCAAAGCCCAGAGATTATGCGCATTTTAAGGGTAAAGAAATCTTTTTATTTTGGGGTTTTGGCACGACTTTAGTGTTTTTATTCGCTCTGCCTTTGGTGGTGTTTTTTGACATTAAGATCCAAGTGTTTTTTGAAGATAAAGATTCAAATTTGTTGCATGTTTTAAGATGGATAGGCACTTACGCGTTTTTTTTGATCCTTTTTACCATTCCCACGAATAAGGTGTTTAAACATTATTTTTGGGTGTTTTTATGGGTGTTTTTTACGAGCGTTTCTTGGCATGTGTTAAAATGGGCCTTCACTTATTATGTGTTGTATAATCGCACTTACCATGAGCTTTATGGGAGCGTTTCTATTTTGTGGTTTTTGATGAGCTGGGTGTATGTGAGCTGGCTTGTGATTTTAATTGGCATGTATGGGTGCAAGGTGTGCGATACATTCGATCCTAAAGAAGTGTTTAAGAAATTTTTAGGCTTTTTTAAAAAAGAAACTTGA